Proteins co-encoded in one Polyangiaceae bacterium genomic window:
- a CDS encoding serine/threonine protein kinase, translated as MTAVDEQLPRRFGRFVLFDKIGEGGMARIYLAKSSTGLGGERRVVVKQILPLLSDSSEFSRLFIDEAKLSAKLTHGSIAQVIDLGREEGSLYIAMEYVEGFDLRELLRACSKKQIPLPVEFALLIISETLKALDYAHRKRDENGKKLGIVHRDVSPSNVLISFEGEIKLCDFGIARAMGSGEDVPEEAIQGKAGYMSPEAANGEALDGRADVFAAGIMLWELLAGRRLYRSPKGSPGPSLVQAQEALIPELPSRGYPNEERLHGIAMKLLSKDREARYGSAHDALRELEDYVAENSLVASPLRFGEWLMEHFGAEILERRQHNEQAANEVLDQDLEGTLGKRPKPEPLKPSEAPQASSLSAGNADVKIPAAFSDRQPKSEPVSSPVFEPPPPSLQAVVRPSEPAPETASKAWMLIALAVVVIVGVAAYFMTRPGPTP; from the coding sequence GTGACCGCAGTAGACGAGCAGCTCCCACGGCGTTTCGGACGCTTCGTGCTGTTCGACAAGATCGGTGAAGGCGGGATGGCGCGCATCTACCTCGCCAAGAGCTCTACGGGGCTCGGGGGCGAGCGCCGAGTGGTGGTCAAGCAGATCCTCCCGTTGCTCTCCGACAGCTCGGAGTTCAGCCGGCTCTTCATCGATGAGGCGAAGCTCAGCGCCAAGTTGACTCACGGCAGCATCGCCCAGGTGATCGATCTGGGGCGCGAAGAGGGCAGCCTCTACATCGCGATGGAGTACGTCGAAGGCTTCGACCTGCGTGAGCTCTTGCGCGCCTGCTCGAAGAAGCAGATCCCGTTGCCGGTGGAGTTTGCGCTGCTGATCATCAGCGAGACCCTGAAGGCGCTCGACTACGCGCACCGCAAGCGCGACGAGAACGGTAAGAAGCTCGGCATCGTGCATCGCGATGTCTCTCCGTCGAACGTGCTGATCAGCTTCGAGGGCGAGATCAAGCTCTGCGACTTCGGCATCGCGCGCGCCATGGGCAGCGGGGAAGACGTCCCTGAAGAAGCGATCCAGGGCAAGGCCGGCTACATGAGCCCAGAGGCTGCCAACGGCGAGGCGCTGGACGGTCGCGCGGACGTCTTTGCCGCGGGGATCATGCTCTGGGAGCTGCTCGCCGGGCGCCGCTTGTATCGCTCGCCAAAAGGCTCGCCCGGGCCGAGTCTGGTGCAAGCTCAGGAAGCGCTGATCCCCGAGCTGCCCTCGCGGGGCTACCCGAACGAAGAGCGCTTGCACGGGATCGCGATGAAGCTCCTCAGCAAGGATCGCGAAGCGCGCTATGGCTCCGCCCACGACGCCCTGCGTGAGCTCGAAGACTACGTCGCCGAGAACTCATTGGTAGCGAGCCCGCTACGCTTCGGCGAGTGGCTGATGGAGCACTTCGGTGCGGAAATTCTCGAGCGCCGTCAGCACAACGAGCAGGCAGCCAACGAGGTGCTGGATCAAGACCTCGAAGGTACCCTGGGGAAACGCCCGAAGCCGGAGCCGTTGAAGCCCAGCGAAGCGCCTCAGGCTTCGAGTCTCAGCGCGGGAAACGCCGACGTGAAGATCCCTGCCGCGTTCTCCGATCGCCAACCCAAGAGCGAGCCGGTTTCTTCACCGGTGTTCGAACCGCCGCCACCATCCCTGCAAGCCGTCGTGCGTCCCTCGGAGCCTGCGCCGGAGACCGCGAGCAAGGCGTGGATGCTGATCGCCCTGGCGGTGGTGGTGATCGTTGGCGTGGCGGCCTACTTCATGACTCGGCCCGGGCCCACCCCCTGA
- a CDS encoding DUF3634 family protein, with product MSWILLAIGAVALLFWLSLRRATELFCVKVQNGEPRLARGKAPPRLVSDLKDVLTRARVKDAEVRVVVENARPRVLSNGVSSGTEQQLRNVVGTWQLAQIRAAR from the coding sequence GTGTCCTGGATCCTGCTCGCAATCGGAGCCGTGGCGCTGCTTTTCTGGCTCAGCCTGCGACGGGCAACTGAGCTCTTCTGCGTGAAAGTGCAGAACGGCGAGCCACGGCTCGCCCGAGGCAAAGCTCCGCCCCGCTTGGTGTCCGACCTGAAAGACGTACTGACTCGGGCGCGGGTGAAAGACGCTGAGGTGCGCGTGGTGGTAGAGAACGCCCGACCACGGGTGCTCAGCAACGGCGTGAGTTCGGGGACCGAACAACAGCTACGCAACGTCGTCGGCACCTGGCAGCTCGCGCAAATCCGCGCGGCACGTTGA